tttagCATTATAATTTTGGGAATTGGATGTATTCCATGAATTTTACTGAATGGTCAGTCCTGAAGTGTTGGTATTATATGGTACTTTTGCTCATTAGATTGTCAGTATTATATGGTATTGGTGTACCTGAAGGGCCACATGTAGGAACTTGATGAGTTACGTGATGTTTGAAACAAACAAGTTAGGGGTGTGATGTCATATtggatatatataatttcagtCGGCAGTCACCAAAACAAAGATAAATATGTCGTTTTTCAAGATCCCAAATGcccatttcttcaaattgttGGTTTTTGCAATTGAGAACCATGTTCAAAAAGATGGGACTGATTAAGGCCCATCAAGTTTCTGATATATATCTAATCTTGGATATGAATTAAAGAAGATACCGATAGAAATAtgtaagatttttatttttttggattgtGGAACCAAATGTATTCGCTATAGCAGTGTTGATGTGAATAGCAGCATTAACCAAGTTTTTCTCAATGACTTTACGAAATAGTGGCCgtgttttatctttttgtttgcAATAATTTGCAATCCTGTCTAGGTTCAGCTGTCTTCTGACAAGTCAGCTGCTTCTGTTTTGCAGATCAGTTAGGAAGATTGTAAACCTGGATGATCACATTGCACTAGCCTGTGCTGGACTCAAGGCGGATGCTCGTGTCCTAGTCAACAAGGCACGGATTGAATGTCAAAGCCACAGGCTTACAGTTGAGGACCCAGTGACCGTTGAGTACATTACTCGTTACATTGCTGGTCTACAGCAAAAGTACACACAAAGTGGGGGTGTGAGACCATTTGGCCTTTCAACTTTGATTATTGGGTTTGATCCCTATAGCGGTGCACCATCACTCTATCAGACAGATCCTTCTGGGACATTTTCAGCTTGGAAGGCTAATGCAACTGGAAGAAACTCTAATTCAATACGCGAGTTTCTGGAGAAAAACTACAAAGAAACTTCTGGGCAAGAAACGGTG
Above is a genomic segment from Alnus glutinosa chromosome 12, dhAlnGlut1.1, whole genome shotgun sequence containing:
- the LOC133852238 gene encoding proteasome subunit alpha type-7; its protein translation is MARYDRAITVFSPDGHLFQVEYALEAVRKGNAAVGVRGTDTIVLGVEKKSTVKLQDSRSVRKIVNLDDHIALACAGLKADARVLVNKARIECQSHRLTVEDPVTVEYITRYIAGLQQKYTQSGGVRPFGLSTLIIGFDPYSGAPSLYQTDPSGTFSAWKANATGRNSNSIREFLEKNYKETSGQETVKLAIRALLEVVESGGKNIEVAVMTKEHGLRQLEEAEIDAVVAEIEAEKAAAEAAKKAPPKET